A genomic region of Nitrospira sp. contains the following coding sequences:
- a CDS encoding ATP-dependent helicase, whose protein sequence is MKPYILKRTADQDHARKFSLDYAKELNPQQYAAVTAVDGPALVIAGAGSGKTRTLVHRVAYLIDSGVDPAHILLLTFTRKSAEEMLERVGALIGSRSQRVCGGTFHSVANMLLRRYGRVLGIEPGFTIMDRGDAEDLIALLRAQLGLNEKDKRFPRKGTIAEIYSKCENTLRGLEDIVLDEFSHFADHLEALAKLQRAYQLAKRQRQLLDYDDLLVLLRELLTKDEQVRQTISQQFRYILVDEYQDTNRLQAELIRKLAATHDNVMVVGDDSQSIYAFRGATFRNIMEFPSWFPGATIYKLEENYRSTQPILSLANDIIQEAPEKYTKHLFTRKLDGPLPALVEAGGENAQSRFVAQKILELREEGVPLSEIAILVRSSFHSFDLEIELSRSGLPFVKRGGIKFIEAAHVKDLLAHLRVVVNPQDAVSWHRVLMLVEGVGPKKAQDLVAAMMRVTNPYQALRGSGGRSGKGLSALADVLENLAVSDDLSPTEQVNRVYEYYLPILKDHHDDYPKRIRDLDHLHTIAESYPGLTEFLADLALAPPDGSAREVESVGRDDEQVVLSTIHSAKGLEWQCVFLLWVVDGKFPSVFSFNSDEELEEERRLMYVAVTRAKRHLFLTYPINVYDKSSGMLLSKPSRFLDHVSPRLFETLALVEEGYGHDWGRGHDRYV, encoded by the coding sequence ATGAAACCGTATATTCTCAAACGGACTGCCGATCAGGATCACGCGCGAAAATTTTCGCTGGATTACGCCAAGGAGCTCAATCCGCAACAGTATGCGGCTGTGACGGCGGTTGACGGTCCTGCCCTGGTGATTGCCGGGGCGGGTAGCGGAAAGACGCGGACCCTGGTCCATCGCGTTGCCTACCTCATCGATTCCGGCGTGGACCCCGCGCATATTCTGCTGTTGACCTTCACGCGTAAGTCCGCAGAGGAAATGCTGGAACGTGTCGGTGCGCTGATCGGGTCGCGGAGTCAGCGGGTGTGCGGCGGCACGTTTCACTCAGTCGCCAACATGTTGTTGCGACGGTATGGGAGAGTGCTGGGGATAGAGCCGGGCTTTACCATCATGGACCGGGGTGATGCCGAGGATTTGATTGCGTTGTTACGTGCTCAGCTCGGGCTCAATGAGAAGGATAAGCGGTTCCCCCGTAAGGGCACCATCGCGGAGATTTACAGTAAGTGCGAAAACACGTTGCGCGGGTTGGAAGACATTGTGCTCGATGAGTTTTCACACTTCGCAGATCATTTGGAGGCGCTGGCCAAATTGCAGCGAGCCTATCAACTTGCGAAGCGGCAGCGCCAACTGCTGGACTATGACGATCTATTGGTCCTGCTGCGTGAATTACTGACGAAAGATGAGCAGGTCCGACAGACGATCTCGCAGCAGTTCCGCTACATCTTGGTGGACGAGTATCAAGATACGAATCGCCTGCAGGCGGAACTCATCAGGAAGTTGGCGGCCACCCATGACAATGTGATGGTGGTTGGCGATGATTCGCAGTCGATCTATGCGTTTCGCGGCGCGACCTTCCGCAACATCATGGAATTTCCCTCCTGGTTCCCGGGTGCGACGATCTATAAACTCGAGGAAAACTACCGCAGCACTCAGCCGATTCTCAGCCTGGCCAATGACATTATTCAGGAGGCACCGGAGAAGTACACAAAGCATTTGTTCACCCGCAAACTGGACGGGCCGCTGCCGGCTCTGGTCGAGGCGGGCGGAGAAAACGCCCAATCACGGTTCGTCGCACAGAAAATTCTGGAACTGCGGGAAGAGGGCGTCCCGCTGAGCGAAATTGCCATCCTGGTTCGTTCCAGTTTCCACTCATTTGATCTGGAAATCGAGTTGTCGCGTTCGGGGTTGCCGTTTGTGAAGCGGGGGGGGATCAAGTTTATTGAAGCCGCACATGTGAAGGATCTCCTGGCCCATCTGCGAGTCGTGGTGAATCCGCAGGACGCCGTGAGTTGGCATCGTGTGCTGATGCTGGTCGAAGGTGTGGGGCCGAAGAAGGCGCAGGACCTCGTGGCGGCGATGATGCGAGTGACGAATCCCTATCAGGCGTTGCGAGGATCCGGCGGGCGCTCCGGAAAGGGGTTGAGCGCATTGGCAGATGTGCTCGAAAACCTCGCCGTGAGTGACGACCTCAGTCCGACGGAGCAGGTCAATCGGGTGTATGAGTACTATCTGCCGATCTTGAAAGATCATCATGATGACTATCCCAAGCGGATTCGGGATCTGGATCATCTGCATACCATCGCGGAAAGTTATCCGGGGCTGACGGAATTTTTAGCCGACCTGGCATTGGCTCCCCCGGATGGCAGTGCACGTGAGGTAGAGTCGGTCGGGCGAGATGACGAGCAGGTCGTCCTCTCGACGATTCATTCGGCGAAAGGGTTGGAATGGCAATGCGTGTTCTTGCTGTGGGTCGTAGACGGCAAGTTCCCATCGGTATTTTCGTTCAATAGCGACGAGGAGTTGGAGGAGGAGCGGCGCTTGATGTATGTGGCCGTGACACGGGCGAAGCGCCACCTGTTCCTGACCTATCCGATCAATGTGTACGACAAGAGCTCCGGTATGCTGCTTTCGAAGCCGTCGCGGTTTCTGGATCACGTGTCGCCGCGTTTGTTTGAAACGCTGGCCCTCGTCGAAGAAGGGTATGGCCATGATTGGGGGCGCGGCCACGATCGGTATGTATAG